The proteins below come from a single Balaenoptera musculus isolate JJ_BM4_2016_0621 chromosome 1, mBalMus1.pri.v3, whole genome shotgun sequence genomic window:
- the DAP3 gene encoding 28S ribosomal protein S29, mitochondrial isoform X1: protein MSAGIMLKGMTRLISRVHKLDPGRFLHIGTQAPQCLAAHLDNQVAIESPRAISRTSENDPAKHGEQHEGQHYNISFQDLKTVFPHGLPPRFVMQVKTFNEACLMVRRPALELLHYLKNTNFAHPAVRYVFYGEKGTGKTLSLCHVIHFCAKQDWLILHIPDAHLWVKNCRDLLQSTYNKQRFDQPLEASTWLKNFKTANEHFLSQIKVQEKYVWNKRESTEKGSPLGEVVEQGIMRVRNATDAAGIVLKELKRQSSLGIFRLLVAVDGVNALWGRTTLKREDKSPIAPEELAFIYNLRKMVKNDWQGGAIVLTVSQTGSLFKSRKAYLPQELLGKEGFDALDPFIPILVSNYNPKEFESCIHYYLENNWLQHEKAHTEEGKKELLFLSNRNPGQLERLCAYL, encoded by the exons tgcaggGATAATGCTGAAAGGAATGACAAGGCTTATCTCCAGGGTCCATAAG TTGGACCCTGGACGTTTTTTGCACATAGGGACCCAGGCACCCCAGTGCCTTGCTGCTCACCTGGATAACCAGGTTGCAATTGAGAGTCCCAGAGCTATTTCCCGCACCAGTGAGAATGATCCG GCCAAGCATGGGGAGCAGCATGAGGGTCAGCACTACAACATATCCTTCCAAGATCTGAAGACTGTATTCCCCCATGGCCTGCCTCCTCGCTTTGTAATGCAG GTGAAGACATTCAATGAAGCTTGCCTGATGGTAAGGAGACCAGCCCTAGAGCTTCTGCATTACCTGAAAAACACCAATTTTGCTCATCCAGCTGTACGATACGTTTTCT ATGGCGAGAAGGGAACAGGAAAAACCCTCAGTCTTTGCCATGTTATTCATTTCTGTGCAAAACAGGATTGGCTGATACTACATATTCCAGATG CTCATCTTTGGGTGAAAAACTGCCGGGATCTTCTGCAGTCCACCTACAACAAACAGCGCTTTGATCAACCTTTAGAGGCTTCAACCTGGCTGAAGAATTTCAAAACTGCAAATGAGCATTTCTTGAGTCAG ataaaagtTCAAGAGAAGTATGTCTGGAATAAGCGAGAAAGCACTGAGAAAGGCAGTCCTCTGGGAGAAGTAGTTGAACAG GGCATAATGCGGGTGAGGAATGCCACAGATGCAGCTGGGATTGTGCTCAAAGAGCTAAAGAGGCAAAGTTCTTTGGGTATTTTTCGCCTCCTGGTGGCAGTGGATGGAGTCAATGCTCTCTGGGGAAGGACCACActgaaaagagaagataaaagccCG ATTGCCCCAGAAGAACTAGCATTTATTTACAACCTGAGGAAAATGGTGAAAAATGATTGG cAAGGAGGCGCCATTGTGTTGACTGTGAGCCAGACTGGGTCTCTCTTTAAGTCCCGGAAAGCCTATCTGCCCCAGGAGTTGCTGGGAAAG GAAGGATTTGACGCCCTGGATCCCTTTATTCCCATCCTGGTTTCCAACTATAACCCAAAGGAATTTGAAAGTTGTATTCACTATTATTTGGAGAACAATTGGCTTCAACATGAGAAAG CTCAtacagaagaagggaagaaggagctGCTGTTCCTAAGTAATAGGAATCCCGGGCAGCTGGAGCGGCTCTGTGCCTACCTCTAA
- the DAP3 gene encoding 28S ribosomal protein S29, mitochondrial isoform X3, which translates to MSAGIMLKGMTRLISRVHKLDPGRFLHIGTQAPQCLAAHLDNQVAIESPRAISRTSENDPAKHGEQHEGQHYNISFQDLKTVFPHGLPPRFVMQVKTFNEACLMVRRPALELLHYLKNTNFAHPAVRYVFYGEKGTGKTLSLCHVIHFCAKQDWLILHIPDAHLWVKNCRDLLQSTYNKQRFDQPLEASTWLKNFKTANEHFLSQIKVQEKYVWNKRESTEKGSPLGEVVEQGIMRVRNATDAAGIVLKELKRQSSLGIFRLLVAVDGVNALWGRTTLKREDKSPIAPEELAFIYNLRKMVKNDWEGFDALDPFIPILVSNYNPKEFESCIHYYLENNWLQHEKAHTEEGKKELLFLSNRNPGQLERLCAYL; encoded by the exons tgcaggGATAATGCTGAAAGGAATGACAAGGCTTATCTCCAGGGTCCATAAG TTGGACCCTGGACGTTTTTTGCACATAGGGACCCAGGCACCCCAGTGCCTTGCTGCTCACCTGGATAACCAGGTTGCAATTGAGAGTCCCAGAGCTATTTCCCGCACCAGTGAGAATGATCCG GCCAAGCATGGGGAGCAGCATGAGGGTCAGCACTACAACATATCCTTCCAAGATCTGAAGACTGTATTCCCCCATGGCCTGCCTCCTCGCTTTGTAATGCAG GTGAAGACATTCAATGAAGCTTGCCTGATGGTAAGGAGACCAGCCCTAGAGCTTCTGCATTACCTGAAAAACACCAATTTTGCTCATCCAGCTGTACGATACGTTTTCT ATGGCGAGAAGGGAACAGGAAAAACCCTCAGTCTTTGCCATGTTATTCATTTCTGTGCAAAACAGGATTGGCTGATACTACATATTCCAGATG CTCATCTTTGGGTGAAAAACTGCCGGGATCTTCTGCAGTCCACCTACAACAAACAGCGCTTTGATCAACCTTTAGAGGCTTCAACCTGGCTGAAGAATTTCAAAACTGCAAATGAGCATTTCTTGAGTCAG ataaaagtTCAAGAGAAGTATGTCTGGAATAAGCGAGAAAGCACTGAGAAAGGCAGTCCTCTGGGAGAAGTAGTTGAACAG GGCATAATGCGGGTGAGGAATGCCACAGATGCAGCTGGGATTGTGCTCAAAGAGCTAAAGAGGCAAAGTTCTTTGGGTATTTTTCGCCTCCTGGTGGCAGTGGATGGAGTCAATGCTCTCTGGGGAAGGACCACActgaaaagagaagataaaagccCG ATTGCCCCAGAAGAACTAGCATTTATTTACAACCTGAGGAAAATGGTGAAAAATGATTGG GAAGGATTTGACGCCCTGGATCCCTTTATTCCCATCCTGGTTTCCAACTATAACCCAAAGGAATTTGAAAGTTGTATTCACTATTATTTGGAGAACAATTGGCTTCAACATGAGAAAG CTCAtacagaagaagggaagaaggagctGCTGTTCCTAAGTAATAGGAATCCCGGGCAGCTGGAGCGGCTCTGTGCCTACCTCTAA
- the DAP3 gene encoding 28S ribosomal protein S29, mitochondrial isoform X2, with the protein MLKGMTRLISRVHKLDPGRFLHIGTQAPQCLAAHLDNQVAIESPRAISRTSENDPAKHGEQHEGQHYNISFQDLKTVFPHGLPPRFVMQVKTFNEACLMVRRPALELLHYLKNTNFAHPAVRYVFYGEKGTGKTLSLCHVIHFCAKQDWLILHIPDAHLWVKNCRDLLQSTYNKQRFDQPLEASTWLKNFKTANEHFLSQIKVQEKYVWNKRESTEKGSPLGEVVEQGIMRVRNATDAAGIVLKELKRQSSLGIFRLLVAVDGVNALWGRTTLKREDKSPIAPEELAFIYNLRKMVKNDWQGGAIVLTVSQTGSLFKSRKAYLPQELLGKEGFDALDPFIPILVSNYNPKEFESCIHYYLENNWLQHEKAHTEEGKKELLFLSNRNPGQLERLCAYL; encoded by the exons ATGCTGAAAGGAATGACAAGGCTTATCTCCAGGGTCCATAAG TTGGACCCTGGACGTTTTTTGCACATAGGGACCCAGGCACCCCAGTGCCTTGCTGCTCACCTGGATAACCAGGTTGCAATTGAGAGTCCCAGAGCTATTTCCCGCACCAGTGAGAATGATCCG GCCAAGCATGGGGAGCAGCATGAGGGTCAGCACTACAACATATCCTTCCAAGATCTGAAGACTGTATTCCCCCATGGCCTGCCTCCTCGCTTTGTAATGCAG GTGAAGACATTCAATGAAGCTTGCCTGATGGTAAGGAGACCAGCCCTAGAGCTTCTGCATTACCTGAAAAACACCAATTTTGCTCATCCAGCTGTACGATACGTTTTCT ATGGCGAGAAGGGAACAGGAAAAACCCTCAGTCTTTGCCATGTTATTCATTTCTGTGCAAAACAGGATTGGCTGATACTACATATTCCAGATG CTCATCTTTGGGTGAAAAACTGCCGGGATCTTCTGCAGTCCACCTACAACAAACAGCGCTTTGATCAACCTTTAGAGGCTTCAACCTGGCTGAAGAATTTCAAAACTGCAAATGAGCATTTCTTGAGTCAG ataaaagtTCAAGAGAAGTATGTCTGGAATAAGCGAGAAAGCACTGAGAAAGGCAGTCCTCTGGGAGAAGTAGTTGAACAG GGCATAATGCGGGTGAGGAATGCCACAGATGCAGCTGGGATTGTGCTCAAAGAGCTAAAGAGGCAAAGTTCTTTGGGTATTTTTCGCCTCCTGGTGGCAGTGGATGGAGTCAATGCTCTCTGGGGAAGGACCACActgaaaagagaagataaaagccCG ATTGCCCCAGAAGAACTAGCATTTATTTACAACCTGAGGAAAATGGTGAAAAATGATTGG cAAGGAGGCGCCATTGTGTTGACTGTGAGCCAGACTGGGTCTCTCTTTAAGTCCCGGAAAGCCTATCTGCCCCAGGAGTTGCTGGGAAAG GAAGGATTTGACGCCCTGGATCCCTTTATTCCCATCCTGGTTTCCAACTATAACCCAAAGGAATTTGAAAGTTGTATTCACTATTATTTGGAGAACAATTGGCTTCAACATGAGAAAG CTCAtacagaagaagggaagaaggagctGCTGTTCCTAAGTAATAGGAATCCCGGGCAGCTGGAGCGGCTCTGTGCCTACCTCTAA